One Microtus pennsylvanicus isolate mMicPen1 chromosome 3, mMicPen1.hap1, whole genome shotgun sequence DNA window includes the following coding sequences:
- the Pfkfb4 gene encoding 6-phosphofructo-2-kinase/fructose-2,6-bisphosphatase 4 isoform X1: MASPRELTQNPLKKIWMPYSNGRPALHASQRGDPIKVTVQINPPGAACLPVCMTNCPTLIVMVGLPARGKTYISKKLTRYLNWIGVPTREFNVGQYRRDMVKKYKSFEFFLPENEEGLKIRKQCALAALCDVRKFLSEEGGHVAVFDATNTTRERRAMVFNFGEQNGYKTFFVESICVDPEVIAANIVQVKLGSPDYVNRDSDEATEDFMRRIECYENSYESLDEDLDKDLSYIKIMDVGQSYVVNRVADHIQSRIVYYLMNIHVTPRSIYLCRHGESELNLKGRIGGDPGLSPRGREFAKHLAEFISDQNIKDLKVWTSQMKRTIQTAEALSVPYEQWKVLNEIDAGVCEEMTYEEIQGHYPLEFALRDQDKYRYRYPKGESYEDLVQRLEPVIMELERQENVLVICHQAVMRCLLAYFLDKAAEELPYLKCPLHTVLKLTPVAYGCKVESIFLNVAAVNTHRDRPQNVDISRPSEEALVTVPAHQ, encoded by the exons ATGGCGTCCCCACGGGAATTGACCCAGAATCCCCTGAAGAAGATCTGGATGCCGTATAGCAATGGACGACCCGCTCTGCACGCCAGTCAGCGGGGTG atCCCATCAAGGTGACAGTCCAGATTAACCCTCCTGGTGCTGCTTGCCTTCCAGTTTGCATGACCAACTGCCCGACGCTCATTGTCATGGTGGGCCTACCAGCCAGGGGCAAGACCTACATTTCTAAGAAGCTGACCCGGTACCTCAACTGGATTGGTGTGCCTACTCGGG AATTCAACGTTGGCCAGTATCGCCGGGACATGGTCAAGAAGTACAAATCATTTGAATTTTTCCTCCCAGAGAATGAGGAAGGCCTGAAAATCAGGAA GCAGTGTGCCCTGGCAGCCCTCTGTGATGTCCGGAAGTTCCTCAGTGAGGAGGGAGGACACGTGGCG GTTTTTGATGCAACCAATACCACACGAGAACGAAGAGCGATGGTCTTTAACTTTGGGGAACAGAACGGCTACAAG ACCTTCTTTGTTGAATCTATCTGTGTGGATCCTGAGGTCATAGCTGCCAACATCGTG CAAGTGAAGCTGGGCAGTCCTGACTATGTCAACCGGGACAGCGACGAGGCCACCGAGGACTTCATGAGGCGTATTGAGTGCTATGAAAACTCCTACGAGTCACTGGATGAAGACCTGGACAA GGATCTGTCCTACATCAAGATCATGGACGTGGGCCAGAGCTATGTGGTGAACCGTGTGGCTGACCACATCCAGAGTCGCATCGTTTATTACCTCATGAACATCCACGTGACACCCCGCTCCATCTACCTCTGCCGGCATGGGGAGAGTGAACTCAACCTCAAGGGCCGGATTGGTGGGGATCCTGGACTGTCTCCCCGGGGCAGGGAG TTTGCCAAGCACCTGGCTGAGTTCATCAGTGATCAGAACATCAAGGACCTGAAGGTCTGGACGAGCCAGATGAAGAGGACGATCCAGACAGCGGAGGCGCTGAGTGTGCCTTATGAGCAGTGGAAGGTCCTCAACGAGATCGACGCG GGTGTCTGTGAGGAGATGACCTACGAAGAGATCCAGGGTCACTATCCACTGGAATTTGCCCTGCGGGATCAGGACAAGTACCGCTACCGGTACCCGAAGGGTGAG TCCTATGAAGACCTGGTGCAGCGACTGGAGCCTGTCATCATGGAACTGGAGAGACAGGAGAACGTGCTGGTCATCTGTCACCAGGCTGTGATGCGTTGCCTCCTGGCCTACTTCCTTGACAAGGCAGCTG AAGAGCTGCCCTACCTCAAGTGCCCCTTGCACACAGTCCTGAAGCTCACACCCGTGGCCTACG GTTGTAAAGTGGAGTCCATATTCCTGAACGTGGCAGCTGTGAACACACACCGAGACAGGCCTCAG AATGTAGACATCTCCAGGCCTTCAGAGGAAGCCCTTGTCACAGTCCCTGCTCACCAGTGA
- the Pfkfb4 gene encoding 6-phosphofructo-2-kinase/fructose-2,6-bisphosphatase 4 isoform X7: protein MTNCPTLIVMVGLPARGKTYISKKLTRYLNWIGVPTREFNVGQYRRDMVKKYKSFEFFLPENEEGLKIRKQCALAALCDVRKFLSEEGGHVAVFDATNTTRERRAMVFNFGEQNGYKTFFVESICVDPEVIAANIVQVKLGSPDYVNRDSDEATEDFMRRIECYENSYESLDEDLDKDLSYIKIMDVGQSYVVNRVADHIQSRIVYYLMNIHVTPRSIYLCRHGESELNLKGRIGGDPGLSPRGREFAKHLAEFISDQNIKDLKVWTSQMKRTIQTAEALSVPYEQWKVLNEIDAGVCEEMTYEEIQGHYPLEFALRDQDKYRYRYPKGESYEDLVQRLEPVIMELERQENVLVICHQAVMRCLLAYFLDKAAEELPYLKCPLHTVLKLTPVAYGCKVESIFLNVAAVNTHRDRPQNVDISRPSEEALVTVPAHQ, encoded by the exons ATGACCAACTGCCCGACGCTCATTGTCATGGTGGGCCTACCAGCCAGGGGCAAGACCTACATTTCTAAGAAGCTGACCCGGTACCTCAACTGGATTGGTGTGCCTACTCGGG AATTCAACGTTGGCCAGTATCGCCGGGACATGGTCAAGAAGTACAAATCATTTGAATTTTTCCTCCCAGAGAATGAGGAAGGCCTGAAAATCAGGAA GCAGTGTGCCCTGGCAGCCCTCTGTGATGTCCGGAAGTTCCTCAGTGAGGAGGGAGGACACGTGGCG GTTTTTGATGCAACCAATACCACACGAGAACGAAGAGCGATGGTCTTTAACTTTGGGGAACAGAACGGCTACAAG ACCTTCTTTGTTGAATCTATCTGTGTGGATCCTGAGGTCATAGCTGCCAACATCGTG CAAGTGAAGCTGGGCAGTCCTGACTATGTCAACCGGGACAGCGACGAGGCCACCGAGGACTTCATGAGGCGTATTGAGTGCTATGAAAACTCCTACGAGTCACTGGATGAAGACCTGGACAA GGATCTGTCCTACATCAAGATCATGGACGTGGGCCAGAGCTATGTGGTGAACCGTGTGGCTGACCACATCCAGAGTCGCATCGTTTATTACCTCATGAACATCCACGTGACACCCCGCTCCATCTACCTCTGCCGGCATGGGGAGAGTGAACTCAACCTCAAGGGCCGGATTGGTGGGGATCCTGGACTGTCTCCCCGGGGCAGGGAG TTTGCCAAGCACCTGGCTGAGTTCATCAGTGATCAGAACATCAAGGACCTGAAGGTCTGGACGAGCCAGATGAAGAGGACGATCCAGACAGCGGAGGCGCTGAGTGTGCCTTATGAGCAGTGGAAGGTCCTCAACGAGATCGACGCG GGTGTCTGTGAGGAGATGACCTACGAAGAGATCCAGGGTCACTATCCACTGGAATTTGCCCTGCGGGATCAGGACAAGTACCGCTACCGGTACCCGAAGGGTGAG TCCTATGAAGACCTGGTGCAGCGACTGGAGCCTGTCATCATGGAACTGGAGAGACAGGAGAACGTGCTGGTCATCTGTCACCAGGCTGTGATGCGTTGCCTCCTGGCCTACTTCCTTGACAAGGCAGCTG AAGAGCTGCCCTACCTCAAGTGCCCCTTGCACACAGTCCTGAAGCTCACACCCGTGGCCTACG GTTGTAAAGTGGAGTCCATATTCCTGAACGTGGCAGCTGTGAACACACACCGAGACAGGCCTCAG AATGTAGACATCTCCAGGCCTTCAGAGGAAGCCCTTGTCACAGTCCCTGCTCACCAGTGA
- the Pfkfb4 gene encoding 6-phosphofructo-2-kinase/fructose-2,6-bisphosphatase 4 isoform X4: MDRGTLGGTSLTGPGRESDGQVCMTNCPTLIVMVGLPARGKTYISKKLTRYLNWIGVPTREFNVGQYRRDMVKKYKSFEFFLPENEEGLKIRKQCALAALCDVRKFLSEEGGHVAVFDATNTTRERRAMVFNFGEQNGYKTFFVESICVDPEVIAANIVQVKLGSPDYVNRDSDEATEDFMRRIECYENSYESLDEDLDKDLSYIKIMDVGQSYVVNRVADHIQSRIVYYLMNIHVTPRSIYLCRHGESELNLKGRIGGDPGLSPRGREFAKHLAEFISDQNIKDLKVWTSQMKRTIQTAEALSVPYEQWKVLNEIDAGVCEEMTYEEIQGHYPLEFALRDQDKYRYRYPKGESYEDLVQRLEPVIMELERQENVLVICHQAVMRCLLAYFLDKAAEELPYLKCPLHTVLKLTPVAYGCKVESIFLNVAAVNTHRDRPQNVDISRPSEEALVTVPAHQ, translated from the exons ATGGACAGAGGTACATTAGGAGGCACCTCTCTGACTGGCCCTGGGCGGGAGAGCGACGGGCAGG TTTGCATGACCAACTGCCCGACGCTCATTGTCATGGTGGGCCTACCAGCCAGGGGCAAGACCTACATTTCTAAGAAGCTGACCCGGTACCTCAACTGGATTGGTGTGCCTACTCGGG AATTCAACGTTGGCCAGTATCGCCGGGACATGGTCAAGAAGTACAAATCATTTGAATTTTTCCTCCCAGAGAATGAGGAAGGCCTGAAAATCAGGAA GCAGTGTGCCCTGGCAGCCCTCTGTGATGTCCGGAAGTTCCTCAGTGAGGAGGGAGGACACGTGGCG GTTTTTGATGCAACCAATACCACACGAGAACGAAGAGCGATGGTCTTTAACTTTGGGGAACAGAACGGCTACAAG ACCTTCTTTGTTGAATCTATCTGTGTGGATCCTGAGGTCATAGCTGCCAACATCGTG CAAGTGAAGCTGGGCAGTCCTGACTATGTCAACCGGGACAGCGACGAGGCCACCGAGGACTTCATGAGGCGTATTGAGTGCTATGAAAACTCCTACGAGTCACTGGATGAAGACCTGGACAA GGATCTGTCCTACATCAAGATCATGGACGTGGGCCAGAGCTATGTGGTGAACCGTGTGGCTGACCACATCCAGAGTCGCATCGTTTATTACCTCATGAACATCCACGTGACACCCCGCTCCATCTACCTCTGCCGGCATGGGGAGAGTGAACTCAACCTCAAGGGCCGGATTGGTGGGGATCCTGGACTGTCTCCCCGGGGCAGGGAG TTTGCCAAGCACCTGGCTGAGTTCATCAGTGATCAGAACATCAAGGACCTGAAGGTCTGGACGAGCCAGATGAAGAGGACGATCCAGACAGCGGAGGCGCTGAGTGTGCCTTATGAGCAGTGGAAGGTCCTCAACGAGATCGACGCG GGTGTCTGTGAGGAGATGACCTACGAAGAGATCCAGGGTCACTATCCACTGGAATTTGCCCTGCGGGATCAGGACAAGTACCGCTACCGGTACCCGAAGGGTGAG TCCTATGAAGACCTGGTGCAGCGACTGGAGCCTGTCATCATGGAACTGGAGAGACAGGAGAACGTGCTGGTCATCTGTCACCAGGCTGTGATGCGTTGCCTCCTGGCCTACTTCCTTGACAAGGCAGCTG AAGAGCTGCCCTACCTCAAGTGCCCCTTGCACACAGTCCTGAAGCTCACACCCGTGGCCTACG GTTGTAAAGTGGAGTCCATATTCCTGAACGTGGCAGCTGTGAACACACACCGAGACAGGCCTCAG AATGTAGACATCTCCAGGCCTTCAGAGGAAGCCCTTGTCACAGTCCCTGCTCACCAGTGA
- the Pfkfb4 gene encoding 6-phosphofructo-2-kinase/fructose-2,6-bisphosphatase 4 isoform X6 codes for MDRVCMTNCPTLIVMVGLPARGKTYISKKLTRYLNWIGVPTREFNVGQYRRDMVKKYKSFEFFLPENEEGLKIRKQCALAALCDVRKFLSEEGGHVAVFDATNTTRERRAMVFNFGEQNGYKTFFVESICVDPEVIAANIVQVKLGSPDYVNRDSDEATEDFMRRIECYENSYESLDEDLDKDLSYIKIMDVGQSYVVNRVADHIQSRIVYYLMNIHVTPRSIYLCRHGESELNLKGRIGGDPGLSPRGREFAKHLAEFISDQNIKDLKVWTSQMKRTIQTAEALSVPYEQWKVLNEIDAGVCEEMTYEEIQGHYPLEFALRDQDKYRYRYPKGESYEDLVQRLEPVIMELERQENVLVICHQAVMRCLLAYFLDKAAEELPYLKCPLHTVLKLTPVAYGCKVESIFLNVAAVNTHRDRPQNVDISRPSEEALVTVPAHQ; via the exons ATGGACAGAG TTTGCATGACCAACTGCCCGACGCTCATTGTCATGGTGGGCCTACCAGCCAGGGGCAAGACCTACATTTCTAAGAAGCTGACCCGGTACCTCAACTGGATTGGTGTGCCTACTCGGG AATTCAACGTTGGCCAGTATCGCCGGGACATGGTCAAGAAGTACAAATCATTTGAATTTTTCCTCCCAGAGAATGAGGAAGGCCTGAAAATCAGGAA GCAGTGTGCCCTGGCAGCCCTCTGTGATGTCCGGAAGTTCCTCAGTGAGGAGGGAGGACACGTGGCG GTTTTTGATGCAACCAATACCACACGAGAACGAAGAGCGATGGTCTTTAACTTTGGGGAACAGAACGGCTACAAG ACCTTCTTTGTTGAATCTATCTGTGTGGATCCTGAGGTCATAGCTGCCAACATCGTG CAAGTGAAGCTGGGCAGTCCTGACTATGTCAACCGGGACAGCGACGAGGCCACCGAGGACTTCATGAGGCGTATTGAGTGCTATGAAAACTCCTACGAGTCACTGGATGAAGACCTGGACAA GGATCTGTCCTACATCAAGATCATGGACGTGGGCCAGAGCTATGTGGTGAACCGTGTGGCTGACCACATCCAGAGTCGCATCGTTTATTACCTCATGAACATCCACGTGACACCCCGCTCCATCTACCTCTGCCGGCATGGGGAGAGTGAACTCAACCTCAAGGGCCGGATTGGTGGGGATCCTGGACTGTCTCCCCGGGGCAGGGAG TTTGCCAAGCACCTGGCTGAGTTCATCAGTGATCAGAACATCAAGGACCTGAAGGTCTGGACGAGCCAGATGAAGAGGACGATCCAGACAGCGGAGGCGCTGAGTGTGCCTTATGAGCAGTGGAAGGTCCTCAACGAGATCGACGCG GGTGTCTGTGAGGAGATGACCTACGAAGAGATCCAGGGTCACTATCCACTGGAATTTGCCCTGCGGGATCAGGACAAGTACCGCTACCGGTACCCGAAGGGTGAG TCCTATGAAGACCTGGTGCAGCGACTGGAGCCTGTCATCATGGAACTGGAGAGACAGGAGAACGTGCTGGTCATCTGTCACCAGGCTGTGATGCGTTGCCTCCTGGCCTACTTCCTTGACAAGGCAGCTG AAGAGCTGCCCTACCTCAAGTGCCCCTTGCACACAGTCCTGAAGCTCACACCCGTGGCCTACG GTTGTAAAGTGGAGTCCATATTCCTGAACGTGGCAGCTGTGAACACACACCGAGACAGGCCTCAG AATGTAGACATCTCCAGGCCTTCAGAGGAAGCCCTTGTCACAGTCCCTGCTCACCAGTGA
- the Pfkfb4 gene encoding 6-phosphofructo-2-kinase/fructose-2,6-bisphosphatase 4 isoform X5, whose protein sequence is MDRDPIKVTVQINPPGAACLPVCMTNCPTLIVMVGLPARGKTYISKKLTRYLNWIGVPTREFNVGQYRRDMVKKYKSFEFFLPENEEGLKIRKQCALAALCDVRKFLSEEGGHVAVFDATNTTRERRAMVFNFGEQNGYKTFFVESICVDPEVIAANIVQVKLGSPDYVNRDSDEATEDFMRRIECYENSYESLDEDLDKDLSYIKIMDVGQSYVVNRVADHIQSRIVYYLMNIHVTPRSIYLCRHGESELNLKGRIGGDPGLSPRGREFAKHLAEFISDQNIKDLKVWTSQMKRTIQTAEALSVPYEQWKVLNEIDAGVCEEMTYEEIQGHYPLEFALRDQDKYRYRYPKGESYEDLVQRLEPVIMELERQENVLVICHQAVMRCLLAYFLDKAAEELPYLKCPLHTVLKLTPVAYGCKVESIFLNVAAVNTHRDRPQNVDISRPSEEALVTVPAHQ, encoded by the exons ATGGACAGAG atCCCATCAAGGTGACAGTCCAGATTAACCCTCCTGGTGCTGCTTGCCTTCCAGTTTGCATGACCAACTGCCCGACGCTCATTGTCATGGTGGGCCTACCAGCCAGGGGCAAGACCTACATTTCTAAGAAGCTGACCCGGTACCTCAACTGGATTGGTGTGCCTACTCGGG AATTCAACGTTGGCCAGTATCGCCGGGACATGGTCAAGAAGTACAAATCATTTGAATTTTTCCTCCCAGAGAATGAGGAAGGCCTGAAAATCAGGAA GCAGTGTGCCCTGGCAGCCCTCTGTGATGTCCGGAAGTTCCTCAGTGAGGAGGGAGGACACGTGGCG GTTTTTGATGCAACCAATACCACACGAGAACGAAGAGCGATGGTCTTTAACTTTGGGGAACAGAACGGCTACAAG ACCTTCTTTGTTGAATCTATCTGTGTGGATCCTGAGGTCATAGCTGCCAACATCGTG CAAGTGAAGCTGGGCAGTCCTGACTATGTCAACCGGGACAGCGACGAGGCCACCGAGGACTTCATGAGGCGTATTGAGTGCTATGAAAACTCCTACGAGTCACTGGATGAAGACCTGGACAA GGATCTGTCCTACATCAAGATCATGGACGTGGGCCAGAGCTATGTGGTGAACCGTGTGGCTGACCACATCCAGAGTCGCATCGTTTATTACCTCATGAACATCCACGTGACACCCCGCTCCATCTACCTCTGCCGGCATGGGGAGAGTGAACTCAACCTCAAGGGCCGGATTGGTGGGGATCCTGGACTGTCTCCCCGGGGCAGGGAG TTTGCCAAGCACCTGGCTGAGTTCATCAGTGATCAGAACATCAAGGACCTGAAGGTCTGGACGAGCCAGATGAAGAGGACGATCCAGACAGCGGAGGCGCTGAGTGTGCCTTATGAGCAGTGGAAGGTCCTCAACGAGATCGACGCG GGTGTCTGTGAGGAGATGACCTACGAAGAGATCCAGGGTCACTATCCACTGGAATTTGCCCTGCGGGATCAGGACAAGTACCGCTACCGGTACCCGAAGGGTGAG TCCTATGAAGACCTGGTGCAGCGACTGGAGCCTGTCATCATGGAACTGGAGAGACAGGAGAACGTGCTGGTCATCTGTCACCAGGCTGTGATGCGTTGCCTCCTGGCCTACTTCCTTGACAAGGCAGCTG AAGAGCTGCCCTACCTCAAGTGCCCCTTGCACACAGTCCTGAAGCTCACACCCGTGGCCTACG GTTGTAAAGTGGAGTCCATATTCCTGAACGTGGCAGCTGTGAACACACACCGAGACAGGCCTCAG AATGTAGACATCTCCAGGCCTTCAGAGGAAGCCCTTGTCACAGTCCCTGCTCACCAGTGA
- the Pfkfb4 gene encoding 6-phosphofructo-2-kinase/fructose-2,6-bisphosphatase 4 isoform X3: MASPRELTQNPLKKIWMPYSNGRPALHASQRGVCMTNCPTLIVMVGLPARGKTYISKKLTRYLNWIGVPTREFNVGQYRRDMVKKYKSFEFFLPENEEGLKIRKQCALAALCDVRKFLSEEGGHVAVFDATNTTRERRAMVFNFGEQNGYKTFFVESICVDPEVIAANIVQVKLGSPDYVNRDSDEATEDFMRRIECYENSYESLDEDLDKDLSYIKIMDVGQSYVVNRVADHIQSRIVYYLMNIHVTPRSIYLCRHGESELNLKGRIGGDPGLSPRGREFAKHLAEFISDQNIKDLKVWTSQMKRTIQTAEALSVPYEQWKVLNEIDAGVCEEMTYEEIQGHYPLEFALRDQDKYRYRYPKGESYEDLVQRLEPVIMELERQENVLVICHQAVMRCLLAYFLDKAAEELPYLKCPLHTVLKLTPVAYGCKVESIFLNVAAVNTHRDRPQNVDISRPSEEALVTVPAHQ; the protein is encoded by the exons ATGGCGTCCCCACGGGAATTGACCCAGAATCCCCTGAAGAAGATCTGGATGCCGTATAGCAATGGACGACCCGCTCTGCACGCCAGTCAGCGGGGTG TTTGCATGACCAACTGCCCGACGCTCATTGTCATGGTGGGCCTACCAGCCAGGGGCAAGACCTACATTTCTAAGAAGCTGACCCGGTACCTCAACTGGATTGGTGTGCCTACTCGGG AATTCAACGTTGGCCAGTATCGCCGGGACATGGTCAAGAAGTACAAATCATTTGAATTTTTCCTCCCAGAGAATGAGGAAGGCCTGAAAATCAGGAA GCAGTGTGCCCTGGCAGCCCTCTGTGATGTCCGGAAGTTCCTCAGTGAGGAGGGAGGACACGTGGCG GTTTTTGATGCAACCAATACCACACGAGAACGAAGAGCGATGGTCTTTAACTTTGGGGAACAGAACGGCTACAAG ACCTTCTTTGTTGAATCTATCTGTGTGGATCCTGAGGTCATAGCTGCCAACATCGTG CAAGTGAAGCTGGGCAGTCCTGACTATGTCAACCGGGACAGCGACGAGGCCACCGAGGACTTCATGAGGCGTATTGAGTGCTATGAAAACTCCTACGAGTCACTGGATGAAGACCTGGACAA GGATCTGTCCTACATCAAGATCATGGACGTGGGCCAGAGCTATGTGGTGAACCGTGTGGCTGACCACATCCAGAGTCGCATCGTTTATTACCTCATGAACATCCACGTGACACCCCGCTCCATCTACCTCTGCCGGCATGGGGAGAGTGAACTCAACCTCAAGGGCCGGATTGGTGGGGATCCTGGACTGTCTCCCCGGGGCAGGGAG TTTGCCAAGCACCTGGCTGAGTTCATCAGTGATCAGAACATCAAGGACCTGAAGGTCTGGACGAGCCAGATGAAGAGGACGATCCAGACAGCGGAGGCGCTGAGTGTGCCTTATGAGCAGTGGAAGGTCCTCAACGAGATCGACGCG GGTGTCTGTGAGGAGATGACCTACGAAGAGATCCAGGGTCACTATCCACTGGAATTTGCCCTGCGGGATCAGGACAAGTACCGCTACCGGTACCCGAAGGGTGAG TCCTATGAAGACCTGGTGCAGCGACTGGAGCCTGTCATCATGGAACTGGAGAGACAGGAGAACGTGCTGGTCATCTGTCACCAGGCTGTGATGCGTTGCCTCCTGGCCTACTTCCTTGACAAGGCAGCTG AAGAGCTGCCCTACCTCAAGTGCCCCTTGCACACAGTCCTGAAGCTCACACCCGTGGCCTACG GTTGTAAAGTGGAGTCCATATTCCTGAACGTGGCAGCTGTGAACACACACCGAGACAGGCCTCAG AATGTAGACATCTCCAGGCCTTCAGAGGAAGCCCTTGTCACAGTCCCTGCTCACCAGTGA
- the Pfkfb4 gene encoding 6-phosphofructo-2-kinase/fructose-2,6-bisphosphatase 4 isoform X2, which yields MASPRELTQNPLKKIWMPYSNGRPALHASQRGDPIKVTVQINPPGAACLPVCMTNCPTLIVMVGLPARGKTYISKKLTRYLNWIGVPTREFNVGQYRRDMVKKYKSFEFFLPENEEGLKIRKQCALAALCDVRKFLSEEGGHVAVFDATNTTRERRAMVFNFGEQNGYKTFFVESICVDPEVIAANIVQVKLGSPDYVNRDSDEATEDFMRRIECYENSYESLDEDLDKDLSYIKIMDVGQSYVVNRVADHIQSRIVYYLMNIHVTPRSIYLCRHGESELNLKGRIGGDPGLSPRGREFAKHLAEFISDQNIKDLKVWTSQMKRTIQTAEALSVPYEQWKVLNEIDAGVCEEMTYEEIQGHYPLEFALRDQDKYRYRYPKGESYEDLVQRLEPVIMELERQENVLVICHQAVMRCLLAYFLDKAAEELPYLKCPLHTVLKLTPVAYGCKVESIFLNVAAVNTHRDRPQGGHSLSLLCRM from the exons ATGGCGTCCCCACGGGAATTGACCCAGAATCCCCTGAAGAAGATCTGGATGCCGTATAGCAATGGACGACCCGCTCTGCACGCCAGTCAGCGGGGTG atCCCATCAAGGTGACAGTCCAGATTAACCCTCCTGGTGCTGCTTGCCTTCCAGTTTGCATGACCAACTGCCCGACGCTCATTGTCATGGTGGGCCTACCAGCCAGGGGCAAGACCTACATTTCTAAGAAGCTGACCCGGTACCTCAACTGGATTGGTGTGCCTACTCGGG AATTCAACGTTGGCCAGTATCGCCGGGACATGGTCAAGAAGTACAAATCATTTGAATTTTTCCTCCCAGAGAATGAGGAAGGCCTGAAAATCAGGAA GCAGTGTGCCCTGGCAGCCCTCTGTGATGTCCGGAAGTTCCTCAGTGAGGAGGGAGGACACGTGGCG GTTTTTGATGCAACCAATACCACACGAGAACGAAGAGCGATGGTCTTTAACTTTGGGGAACAGAACGGCTACAAG ACCTTCTTTGTTGAATCTATCTGTGTGGATCCTGAGGTCATAGCTGCCAACATCGTG CAAGTGAAGCTGGGCAGTCCTGACTATGTCAACCGGGACAGCGACGAGGCCACCGAGGACTTCATGAGGCGTATTGAGTGCTATGAAAACTCCTACGAGTCACTGGATGAAGACCTGGACAA GGATCTGTCCTACATCAAGATCATGGACGTGGGCCAGAGCTATGTGGTGAACCGTGTGGCTGACCACATCCAGAGTCGCATCGTTTATTACCTCATGAACATCCACGTGACACCCCGCTCCATCTACCTCTGCCGGCATGGGGAGAGTGAACTCAACCTCAAGGGCCGGATTGGTGGGGATCCTGGACTGTCTCCCCGGGGCAGGGAG TTTGCCAAGCACCTGGCTGAGTTCATCAGTGATCAGAACATCAAGGACCTGAAGGTCTGGACGAGCCAGATGAAGAGGACGATCCAGACAGCGGAGGCGCTGAGTGTGCCTTATGAGCAGTGGAAGGTCCTCAACGAGATCGACGCG GGTGTCTGTGAGGAGATGACCTACGAAGAGATCCAGGGTCACTATCCACTGGAATTTGCCCTGCGGGATCAGGACAAGTACCGCTACCGGTACCCGAAGGGTGAG TCCTATGAAGACCTGGTGCAGCGACTGGAGCCTGTCATCATGGAACTGGAGAGACAGGAGAACGTGCTGGTCATCTGTCACCAGGCTGTGATGCGTTGCCTCCTGGCCTACTTCCTTGACAAGGCAGCTG AAGAGCTGCCCTACCTCAAGTGCCCCTTGCACACAGTCCTGAAGCTCACACCCGTGGCCTACG GTTGTAAAGTGGAGTCCATATTCCTGAACGTGGCAGCTGTGAACACACACCGAGACAGGCCTCAG GGTGGACATTCTTTGTCTTTGTTATGCAGAATGTAG
- the Ucn2 gene encoding urocortin-2, producing the protein MTAKCALVMLMVLFVSGTPIPTSQLLPQNHLETLPYSVAVESHSAATTGPSASWSDSKANPHLDTRVTLSLDVPIGLLRILLEQARTKAARDQAATNARILARVGRR; encoded by the coding sequence ATGACGGCCAAGTGTGCCCTGGTGATGCTCATGGTCCTGTTTGTCTCAGGGACCCCTatccccacctcccagctcctccctcagAACCATCTGGAGACTCTTCCCTACTCTGTGGCCGTGGAGAGCCACTCAGCTGCCACCACAGggccctcagcttcctggagcGACTCCAAAGCTAACCCTCACCTGGACACGCGTGTCACACTCTCCCTGGACGTCCCCATCGGCCTCCTGCGGATCTTACTGGAGCAGGCTCGGACCAAGGCTGCCAGGGATCAGGCTGCCACTAACGCCCGAATACTAGCTCGTGTTGGCCGCCGCTGA